The proteins below are encoded in one region of Bremerella sp. P1:
- the proB gene encoding glutamate 5-kinase yields the protein MTDLLRQEIATSAHTIVVKVGTRVLTTDQGVLSEQQITQLGRQLSQLAAAGRRVVLVSSGAVGAGMSQLGLTQRPTDLAKLQAVAAVGQAKLIELYDRVLRDNGCHAAQVLLTAEDLDDRTRYLNIRNTLLSVLDFGAIPIINENDTVAVEELMLTFGDNDRLAARVTNLLRAPLLILLSDVQGLYNGSPELPESKLLSVVPKLDEEIMGFARDKKTGHSKGGMASKLEAARMVTSAGENMIIASGRQPDVLRRLLDGEDLGTLFLAQGKAVTPRKRWIGYSVQPRGELVVDDGAVKALGDKGKSLLPIGVTQVRGTFQKGDVVRVCNGQDQEIARGLTNYTSEEIGQILGKRTDQIEGILGHHPYDEIIHRDNLTVSRV from the coding sequence ATGACCGACTTGCTGCGGCAGGAAATCGCTACCTCGGCCCACACGATCGTTGTGAAGGTAGGAACACGCGTTCTTACCACCGATCAAGGCGTGCTCAGCGAGCAGCAGATCACCCAACTGGGGAGGCAACTCTCGCAGTTGGCCGCGGCAGGGCGACGCGTGGTGCTGGTCTCCAGTGGTGCCGTTGGCGCCGGAATGAGTCAGCTCGGTTTGACCCAGCGTCCGACCGACTTGGCCAAGCTGCAAGCGGTAGCGGCGGTGGGGCAGGCCAAGCTGATTGAACTGTACGACCGTGTCCTGCGTGATAACGGCTGCCATGCCGCCCAGGTGCTTCTCACGGCGGAAGATCTCGACGACCGCACGCGATACCTGAACATCCGCAACACGCTGCTGAGCGTCCTCGATTTCGGTGCGATACCCATTATCAACGAAAACGATACGGTCGCGGTCGAAGAACTGATGCTCACGTTCGGCGATAACGATCGACTGGCGGCTCGGGTCACCAATCTTCTGCGAGCCCCGCTACTGATTCTGCTGTCTGATGTCCAAGGCCTTTACAATGGCTCACCGGAACTGCCGGAGTCGAAGCTGTTGTCGGTCGTGCCGAAGTTGGACGAAGAGATCATGGGCTTTGCCCGCGATAAGAAGACGGGGCATTCCAAAGGGGGCATGGCCAGCAAACTGGAAGCTGCCCGGATGGTGACCTCGGCCGGCGAGAACATGATCATCGCCTCAGGCCGCCAGCCGGACGTGCTGCGGCGACTGCTGGATGGCGAAGACCTGGGGACTCTCTTTCTCGCCCAAGGGAAGGCCGTCACTCCGCGGAAGCGCTGGATCGGCTACTCGGTCCAACCTCGCGGAGAATTGGTCGTCGATGATGGAGCCGTCAAGGCACTGGGCGATAAGGGGAAAAGCCTTCTCCCGATTGGCGTAACGCAGGTACGCGGGACGTTTCAAAAAGGGGATGTCGTGCGCGTCTGTAATGGCCAAGACCAGGAAATTGCTCGCGGTCTGACGAATTACACTTCGGAAGAAATCGGCCAGATCCTGGGCAAGCGAACCGACCAAATCGAAGGCATCTTAGGGCATCACCCGTACGATGAGATCATTCATCGCGACAATCTGACGGTGAGCCGGGTTTAG